Proteins from a genomic interval of Fibrobacterota bacterium:
- the treZ gene encoding malto-oligosyltrehalose trehalohydrolase — translation MDTGRRMEIGAIHRGGGSCDFRVFAPAARALALGLGPDASRVVPLQPEHGGYWSGRGEAAPPGTLYRYRIDEGPWRPDPASRSQPQGVHGPSAVWDPSPFKWSDSGWTGVPLDESVLYELHIGTFTPEGTFAAAIGRLGHLRDLGVNAVELMPICQFAGARNWGYDGVDLFAVQDSYGGPDGFQRFVDAAHGHGIAVYLDVVYNHLGPEGNYLPGFGPYFTERYRTPWGGALNFDGPDCDPVRGFFLENAMHWLRDFRVDGLRLDAIHEIYDRGARPFLAELSDTVEAFSRRSGFPRRLIAESDLNDPNVVRPTASGGLGMAGQWLDDFHHCLDARMRAGKSEYAKDYGDPRFLAKGYKEGFVFSGEWCPSRKRRFGASSAGIPADRFIVFLQNHDQVGNRPTGDRLAAMADFQALKVAAAAYLLSPYVPMIFMGEEWGETRPFLFFVSHSDPALLRAVREGRKKEFGFLWASGSAPDPAGEEAFSRSKIDWGRAGSPQGRLLSGYYRELIGLRKSHPALRSRRKEDLEMGRIGPAFVLDRWSGPHRLWCALNFGKEAQRLELPPGGAWGKVFDSAEARWDGPGSAAPETAEGGSRIDAPASAAVAYARREDSP, via the coding sequence ATGGACACCGGAAGGCGAATGGAAATCGGTGCGATCCACCGTGGCGGGGGTAGTTGCGACTTCCGCGTCTTCGCGCCCGCCGCGCGCGCTCTGGCACTGGGGTTAGGCCCGGACGCCTCGCGCGTCGTCCCCCTGCAACCCGAACACGGAGGCTATTGGTCCGGGCGCGGCGAGGCTGCCCCGCCCGGCACCTTGTACCGCTACCGGATCGATGAAGGGCCCTGGCGGCCCGACCCGGCCTCCCGTTCCCAGCCCCAAGGGGTACATGGCCCCTCCGCCGTTTGGGATCCGTCGCCATTCAAATGGTCCGATTCCGGTTGGACCGGCGTGCCTCTGGATGAATCGGTCCTCTACGAGTTGCACATCGGCACCTTCACCCCCGAAGGGACTTTCGCCGCGGCCATAGGCAGGCTCGGGCATTTGCGGGATCTGGGCGTGAACGCCGTGGAGTTGATGCCCATATGCCAGTTCGCCGGCGCCCGCAATTGGGGATACGATGGGGTGGACCTGTTCGCGGTGCAGGATAGCTACGGAGGGCCGGACGGTTTCCAGCGCTTCGTGGATGCGGCCCACGGCCACGGCATCGCGGTCTACCTCGACGTGGTCTACAATCATCTGGGGCCCGAAGGGAATTACCTGCCTGGATTCGGGCCCTACTTCACCGAACGCTATCGCACGCCTTGGGGCGGCGCCCTCAACTTCGATGGCCCCGATTGCGATCCGGTGCGCGGGTTCTTCCTGGAGAACGCGATGCATTGGCTGCGGGATTTCCGCGTGGATGGATTGCGGCTGGATGCCATCCATGAGATTTATGATCGCGGCGCGCGCCCGTTTTTGGCCGAGCTTTCCGATACGGTGGAAGCCTTTTCCCGGCGTTCGGGATTCCCCCGGAGGTTGATAGCCGAGAGCGACCTGAACGATCCGAACGTGGTGCGTCCGACCGCCTCCGGCGGGCTGGGGATGGCGGGTCAATGGTTGGACGATTTCCACCATTGCCTGGACGCGCGGATGCGCGCTGGGAAAAGCGAATACGCCAAGGATTATGGTGATCCGAGATTCCTGGCCAAGGGCTATAAGGAAGGTTTCGTCTTCTCGGGGGAATGGTGCCCGTCCCGCAAGCGCCGCTTCGGGGCCTCGTCGGCGGGAATTCCCGCGGATCGGTTCATCGTCTTCCTGCAGAACCATGATCAGGTGGGGAACCGGCCGACCGGGGATCGCTTGGCGGCGATGGCCGATTTCCAGGCCCTCAAGGTCGCGGCGGCGGCCTACCTGTTGAGCCCGTACGTCCCCATGATCTTCATGGGGGAAGAATGGGGCGAAACCCGGCCCTTCCTTTTCTTCGTGAGCCATTCCGATCCGGCCCTTCTGCGGGCGGTGAGGGAGGGACGGAAAAAGGAATTCGGATTCCTCTGGGCTTCCGGTAGCGCGCCCGATCCCGCCGGCGAGGAAGCCTTTTCCCGATCGAAGATCGATTGGGGCAGGGCGGGATCCCCGCAGGGGCGTTTGCTCAGCGGATACTACCGGGAACTGATCGGCCTGCGTAAGTCGCACCCGGCGCTGCGCAGCCGGCGTAAGGAGGATTTGGAAATGGGGCGCATCGGGCCTGCATTCGTTCTCGATCGCTGGAGCGGCCCGCATCGGCTGTGGTGCGCGCTTAATTTCGGGAAGGAAGCGCAGCGCCTGGAATTGCCGCCGGGAGGCGCGTGGGGAAAGGTCTTCGACTCGGCGGAGGCCCGTTGGGACGGCCCGGGAAGCGCGGCGCCGGAAACGGCCGAGGGCGGGAGCCGTATCGACGCGCCGGCTTCGGCCGCCGTGGCTTATGCGCGCCGGGAGGATTCCCCGTGA
- a CDS encoding PEP-CTERM sorting domain-containing protein — protein sequence MAKFKTLMMCILFAAAGAKASLVEYKIDFTVDSAFNGANGTFNADGYGHFSYQPEIGDVFSATIGFDDCILGTVWDPGDPTSQFSGFRGLGLSSISPILEVRDHQLVGLLGDVYGIADCPFADFLPDGSFSAVDLGTNVLIGSMQVAGEIPSVPEPSSILLFGIALLIPLCFSHRPGEKRYCIMRDPA from the coding sequence ATGGCAAAATTCAAGACCTTGATGATGTGCATTCTGTTCGCTGCGGCGGGAGCGAAAGCCAGCCTGGTGGAATACAAGATCGATTTCACGGTCGACTCGGCTTTTAATGGCGCCAACGGGACTTTTAATGCGGATGGTTACGGGCATTTTTCGTACCAGCCGGAAATCGGGGATGTATTCTCCGCGACTATCGGATTCGATGATTGCATCCTGGGGACGGTATGGGATCCGGGCGATCCCACCAGTCAGTTTTCCGGATTTCGCGGCCTTGGGCTCAGTTCGATATCCCCGATCCTGGAAGTACGGGATCATCAGTTGGTAGGTCTGTTAGGCGATGTTTACGGGATTGCGGATTGTCCCTTCGCCGATTTTTTGCCGGATGGAAGCTTTTCCGCGGTTGATCTGGGAACTAACGTCCTGATTGGAAGCATGCAAGTCGCGGGGGAAATCCCCTCCGTTCCCGAGCCGTCGTCAATACTCCTTTTCGGCATCGCGCTCCTTATTCCACTTTGTTTTTCCCATCGTCCGGGGGAAAAGCGTTATTGCATCATGAGGGATCCCGCATGA
- a CDS encoding TMEM165/GDT1 family protein — MQSFLITTGIVALAEMGDKTQLLSLFLAARFRRPIPIILGILASTIANHAGAGALGAWVASLLGLRLLSWILAASFLGMAGWALIPDSPDEAKEDSGRLGVFWTTAISFFLAEMGDKTQIATVALAARFHAFLPVVAGSTFGMMLANVPVVLLGDRASRSLPLKWIRLASAGIFAVLGLVALMAAIKR, encoded by the coding sequence ATGCAATCTTTCCTCATCACCACCGGCATCGTCGCCCTCGCGGAAATGGGCGACAAAACGCAGTTGCTGTCCCTTTTCCTCGCCGCGCGGTTCCGCCGTCCCATTCCCATCATCCTGGGAATCCTCGCTTCGACCATCGCCAATCATGCCGGAGCGGGCGCCTTGGGGGCTTGGGTGGCGAGCTTGCTGGGTCTGCGCCTCCTTTCTTGGATCCTGGCGGCGTCTTTCCTGGGCATGGCGGGTTGGGCCTTGATTCCCGATTCCCCGGACGAAGCCAAGGAGGATTCCGGACGCTTGGGGGTCTTCTGGACAACCGCGATCTCTTTCTTCCTGGCGGAGATGGGCGATAAGACCCAGATCGCGACCGTGGCCCTGGCGGCGCGGTTCCATGCCTTCTTGCCGGTGGTCGCGGGGAGCACCTTCGGGATGATGCTCGCCAATGTCCCGGTCGTGCTGCTTGGCGATCGGGCCTCGCGATCGCTTCCATTGAAGTGGATCCGGCTGGCTTCGGCGGGGATTTTCGCGGTTCTTGGCCTGGTAGCGCTAATGGCGGCGATAAAGCGATGA
- a CDS encoding glucohydrolase — MDSDGNGTGDLRGIIGKLDYLKELGVGALWITPFFPSPLHDAGYDVSDFDDVHPQFGTMGDFRELLSEAHKRDLRIILDLVLNHTSDEHPWFKESRRSKKDPKRDYYIWRPGKDGHEPNNWMSLVGGSAWELDPATGEYYLHLFSKYQPDLNWNHPMVKKGTFEMVQRWLERGADGFRLDVINLLMKPPGLPDAIYRPESGKRDGRYVLDLALYANNPGMHELLHELRRDVLSPYKAATVGEVHFTPASEAWKYVDPRRRELDMVVQTDILFDRNGPKFVKARVKDWFLAFQGRGWNTMALGNHDTPRMLSSLGNDRSFRELSAKLLAVHILTSPGTPFIYQGDELGMTNVAFASMDEYRDIEMKRFYEDLVRQGKSPEEAFAWLRPRSRDNARTPMQWTAGTNAGFTTGRPWIGINPNHTEINAEAQARDPDSILYFYRRLLAFRRSHAALIHGSFYPFMEENENVVAYHRLWEGKGFLVLCNYCDGESALEAGLVGKGTLAIGNYRDVPHDCAARLRPWEARILALD; from the coding sequence ATGGATTCCGATGGCAACGGGACGGGGGACCTGCGCGGGATCATCGGGAAGCTCGATTACCTGAAAGAGCTGGGCGTGGGGGCTTTATGGATCACGCCCTTCTTCCCATCGCCCCTGCACGATGCCGGCTACGACGTTTCGGATTTCGACGACGTGCATCCCCAGTTCGGGACCATGGGGGATTTCCGGGAGTTGCTCTCGGAAGCGCATAAGCGGGATCTGCGCATCATCCTGGATCTGGTGCTGAACCATACTTCCGATGAGCATCCTTGGTTCAAGGAATCCCGGCGGTCGAAGAAGGATCCCAAGCGCGACTATTACATCTGGAGGCCGGGGAAGGACGGGCATGAGCCCAACAACTGGATGTCCCTGGTGGGGGGATCGGCATGGGAGCTCGATCCGGCCACCGGCGAATACTATCTGCATCTTTTCTCCAAGTACCAGCCCGATCTCAATTGGAACCATCCCATGGTGAAGAAGGGGACCTTCGAGATGGTACAGCGGTGGCTGGAGCGCGGAGCGGACGGGTTCCGCCTGGACGTGATCAATCTCCTGATGAAGCCGCCGGGCCTTCCGGACGCCATCTACCGCCCGGAATCCGGGAAGCGGGACGGGCGCTACGTGCTCGACTTGGCGCTCTACGCCAACAATCCCGGGATGCATGAGCTTTTGCACGAGCTCCGCCGCGACGTGTTGTCGCCCTATAAGGCGGCCACCGTGGGCGAAGTGCATTTCACGCCCGCTTCGGAAGCCTGGAAGTACGTGGATCCACGGCGCCGGGAATTGGACATGGTGGTGCAGACCGACATCCTCTTCGACCGCAATGGGCCCAAGTTCGTGAAGGCGCGGGTCAAGGATTGGTTCCTGGCCTTCCAGGGCCGCGGTTGGAATACCATGGCCCTCGGCAACCACGACACGCCGCGCATGCTTTCCAGCCTGGGCAACGACCGATCTTTCCGGGAGCTCTCGGCCAAATTGCTGGCCGTGCATATCCTCACCTCGCCGGGTACGCCGTTCATATACCAAGGGGATGAGCTGGGCATGACCAACGTGGCCTTCGCCTCGATGGACGAGTACCGCGACATCGAGATGAAAAGGTTCTACGAGGATCTTGTTCGGCAGGGCAAATCGCCGGAGGAGGCGTTCGCTTGGCTGCGCCCGCGCTCGCGGGATAATGCGCGTACGCCCATGCAATGGACCGCCGGGACGAACGCGGGCTTCACGACGGGACGGCCGTGGATCGGCATCAATCCCAACCATACGGAGATCAATGCCGAAGCCCAAGCGCGGGATCCGGACTCGATCCTGTATTTTTACCGCCGCCTGCTGGCGTTCCGGCGGTCGCATGCGGCCTTGATCCACGGGAGCTTCTATCCCTTCATGGAAGAGAACGAGAATGTCGTCGCCTACCACCGCCTCTGGGAGGGAAAGGGATTCCTGGTCCTATGCAATTATTGCGACGGGGAATCGGCGCTGGAGGCGGGCCTGGTCGGGAAGGGGACGTTGGCGATCGGCAACTATCGGGATGTGCCCCATGATTGCGCGGCCCGGCTGCGGCCTTGGGAGGCGCGCATCCTGGCCTTGGACTAG
- the treY gene encoding malto-oligosyltrehalose synthase: MVRLPLSTYRIQFHRAFPFQAARDIVAYLSDLGISDLYASPIFKAREGSEHGYDVVDHSQINPELGTGEDLEALSRSLRERNMGWLQDIVPNHMAYHPENKLLMDVLENGPRSRFLNFFDIEWNHHDESLKGKLLAPILGSFFGECLENGDITLEFGPQGLSIRYFSNVYPLRIESYAEVLASDLMVLRKRMDRKHPDYVKLMGTFFILKNLPENGDVSERYDQIGFIKSMLWELYESNPVIKLYVDEALRQYNGSKGNPASFKKLSALLAQQNFRLAFWRVGVEEVNYRRFFAVNELISLRIEDREVFDRVHQLPLRLVSSNVFTGLRVDHIDGLYHPQQYLNRLREAAPDAFIVVEKILAPGEPLKPAWPIQGTTGYDFLGMVNGLFVATGNADKLDSHYKTFTGMQAACGTIANEDKRLLIEKDLYGGLENLVYQLKTIATRFTHASDFTLSGFRKALEEAFVHFPVYRTYINEDGADERDRQVIAWTMEKARASLPSHAHEIDFIERMLLAHSDSAYSKEEKKNALEFAMRLQQFTSPLMAKGIEDTFLYVYNRLVSLNDVGINPDHFGYAAGEFHAFNRQRLAAWPHTMNATSTHDTKRGEDARARIDVLSELPQEWEAKTLEWRRANRGFKRRRNAFEIPDGNDEYFLYQTLIGALPFDDSELPAFRERMREYLVKAVREAKVHTVWVKPDREYEEGYLDFLDRLLDPESGKSFRDSFEPFQRKVAWFGMWNALSQALLKIASPGIPDFYQGSELWDFDLVDPDNRRPVDYGRRMAALKEIREREGSDPGGLIADLLRTPQDGRCKLFLIARALKARAALPSVFQYGEYLPLSGEGERKESVVAFARSFGSHWVIVAVPRFLTGFVPEGSLPLGSGPWADTRLRIPGDAPLGWRDAIGGGELVSENGTLALGEVFARFPAALLEGQA, from the coding sequence ATGGTTCGCCTTCCGCTTTCGACTTACCGCATCCAATTCCATCGGGCATTTCCATTCCAGGCCGCCCGGGATATCGTCGCCTATTTGTCCGATTTGGGGATATCGGACCTATACGCTTCCCCTATCTTCAAGGCCCGCGAAGGTAGCGAGCACGGTTATGACGTGGTCGATCATAGCCAGATAAACCCCGAACTGGGGACGGGCGAAGACCTGGAGGCCCTATCCCGATCCTTGCGCGAACGGAACATGGGCTGGCTGCAAGATATCGTGCCCAACCATATGGCCTACCATCCCGAGAACAAGCTCCTGATGGACGTGCTGGAGAACGGCCCGCGCTCGCGCTTCCTGAATTTCTTCGACATCGAGTGGAACCATCACGACGAAAGCCTGAAAGGCAAACTCTTGGCGCCCATCCTGGGGAGCTTTTTCGGGGAGTGCCTGGAGAACGGGGATATCACCCTGGAATTCGGGCCCCAGGGCCTTTCCATCCGCTACTTCTCCAACGTGTACCCTTTGCGGATCGAGTCCTACGCCGAGGTGCTGGCATCGGACCTGATGGTGTTGCGCAAGCGCATGGACCGCAAGCATCCCGATTACGTGAAGCTGATGGGCACCTTCTTCATCCTCAAGAACCTGCCCGAGAACGGCGACGTGAGCGAGCGCTACGATCAAATCGGCTTCATCAAGTCGATGCTTTGGGAGCTGTACGAATCCAATCCGGTCATCAAGCTGTACGTGGACGAAGCCCTGCGCCAGTACAACGGGTCCAAGGGCAATCCCGCCAGCTTCAAGAAACTATCCGCCTTGTTGGCCCAGCAGAATTTCCGGCTGGCCTTCTGGCGCGTGGGCGTGGAAGAGGTAAACTACCGCCGCTTCTTCGCCGTCAACGAACTCATCTCCCTGCGCATCGAAGATCGCGAAGTGTTCGATCGGGTCCACCAGCTTCCCCTGCGGCTGGTATCCTCCAACGTGTTCACGGGGCTGCGGGTCGATCATATCGACGGCCTATACCATCCGCAGCAGTACCTGAACCGGCTGCGCGAGGCCGCGCCGGACGCCTTCATCGTGGTGGAAAAGATCCTGGCGCCGGGGGAGCCGCTCAAACCCGCATGGCCCATCCAAGGGACCACCGGCTACGACTTCCTGGGCATGGTGAACGGCTTGTTCGTGGCGACCGGCAACGCCGACAAGCTCGATTCCCATTACAAGACGTTCACCGGCATGCAAGCGGCGTGCGGGACCATCGCCAACGAGGACAAGCGCCTCCTGATCGAAAAGGACTTATACGGCGGGCTCGAGAACCTGGTATACCAGCTCAAGACCATCGCCACCCGCTTCACCCATGCCTCCGACTTCACCTTGTCGGGTTTCCGCAAGGCCCTGGAGGAAGCCTTCGTGCACTTTCCCGTCTACCGCACCTATATCAACGAGGACGGGGCCGACGAACGCGACCGTCAGGTGATCGCCTGGACCATGGAGAAGGCGCGGGCGAGCCTTCCCAGCCATGCCCATGAAATCGATTTCATCGAGCGCATGCTGCTGGCCCATTCCGATTCCGCTTATAGCAAGGAGGAGAAGAAAAACGCGCTGGAGTTCGCCATGCGCTTGCAGCAATTCACCTCCCCTCTGATGGCCAAGGGCATCGAAGACACCTTCCTTTACGTTTACAACCGTCTGGTGTCGCTGAACGACGTAGGCATCAATCCCGATCATTTCGGCTACGCGGCGGGGGAATTCCACGCCTTCAACCGGCAGCGCCTGGCGGCTTGGCCGCATACCATGAACGCGACCTCGACGCACGACACCAAGCGCGGGGAAGACGCGCGCGCCCGCATCGACGTTCTGTCCGAACTCCCCCAGGAATGGGAGGCCAAGACCCTGGAGTGGCGCCGCGCCAACCGGGGATTCAAGCGGCGCCGCAATGCCTTCGAAATCCCGGACGGCAATGACGAATACTTCCTCTACCAGACCTTGATCGGCGCATTACCCTTCGACGACTCCGAGCTGCCCGCTTTCCGCGAGCGGATGCGGGAATACCTGGTGAAGGCCGTGCGCGAGGCCAAGGTGCATACCGTCTGGGTGAAGCCGGATCGCGAATACGAGGAGGGTTACCTGGATTTCCTGGATCGGCTCCTCGATCCGGAATCCGGAAAGTCCTTCCGGGATTCCTTCGAGCCGTTCCAGCGCAAGGTGGCCTGGTTCGGGATGTGGAACGCGCTCTCGCAGGCGCTGCTTAAAATCGCTTCGCCCGGCATCCCCGACTTCTATCAAGGCTCGGAACTATGGGACTTCGATCTGGTGGACCCTGACAACCGGAGGCCCGTCGATTATGGCCGCCGCATGGCGGCCCTGAAGGAGATCCGCGAACGGGAAGGATCCGATCCCGGCGGCCTGATAGCGGATCTGCTGCGGACCCCGCAGGACGGGCGCTGCAAGCTTTTCCTGATCGCCCGCGCCCTGAAGGCGCGCGCCGCCCTCCCATCGGTCTTCCAATACGGCGAATACCTACCCTTGAGCGGCGAGGGCGAGCGCAAGGAAAGCGTGGTGGCTTTCGCCCGCAGCTTCGGAAGCCATTGGGTGATCGTGGCCGTCCCCCGGTTCCTGACGGGCTTCGTCCCCGAAGGGAGCCTGCCGTTGGGAAGCGGTCCGTGGGCCGATACGCGGCTGCGCATCCCCGGCGATGCGCCGCTGGGCTGGCGCGATGCTATCGGCGGCGGGGAACTGGTGAGCGAAAACGGGACGCTCGCGTTAGGAGAGGTTTTCGCCCGCTTTCCGGCGGCGCTACTCGAGGGACAAGCCTAG
- a CDS encoding transglutaminase family protein: MAVKVSLKHVSSYAYDRPVTLSPQLIRLRPAAHCRTPVQAYSLKVHPAGHFLNWQQDPFGNFLARVVFPQPQREFSVEVGLVADMTVINPFDFFLEPDAEKFPFEYPAALRESLRPYLEVREDGPRLQGWLRKVDRTPRGTVDFLMDLNRAVQSIVGYTIRLEAGVQTCEETLRLGSGSCRDSAWLLAQIFRHLGLASRFASGYLIQLRPDQSPLDGPAGPIVDFTDLHAWTEVYVPGAGWIGLDPTSGMMAGEGHIPLSCSPSPEEAAPITGSVSTCETEFSHAMEVARLKEEPRVTAPIPDEEWHALMDLGDRIDKDMAASGLFLTQGGEPTFVSADDTEAPEWNTEALGTRKRALAEKLMRRMQAHFAPGGVPHYGQGKWYPGEPLPRWALTVYWRPDGKPIWRDAALLAKDEGAGHFGVREAQALAQAIARRLSLDPALARPAYEDVLYYLWKEGGLPDDFDPASADLKEGMERARLLRLLDGDLGEPAGYVLPLAADFDDLLLRWRSGAWPMRRKHLYLIPGDSPMGFRLPLDSLPGRPIPAEFPAEVSPLAARPSLGAIEKARLADRGSGSADKGVATAAPTQAKREQDGPAIDPATGVVRTSLCVEAREGHLHVFFPPLSQIESWLGLVAAVEAAASECGLPVRLEGYRPPSDYRLRSFAVTPDPGVIEVNIHPSADWQELIGKMEILYAEAGACRLRAEKFNLDGRHTGTGGGNHIVLGAERPADSPFLNRPHLLRSLIGFWQNHPSLSYLFSGLFIGPTSQSPRVDEARDDALAELDLAFKQLPAGIASLGHSVPGAPSFPWTVDRLFRNLLVDLTGNTHRAEICIDKLHNPDSLMGRLGLVELRGFEMPPHPRLAAAQSLLVRALITRFWEQPYDAPLQPWGTSLHDRWMLPHFLWRDFEDALGYLGRAGYDLRPEWYAPFLEFRFPRCGTLHLRDLTVEVRQAGEPWHVLGEEASGSGTARFVDSSLERVQVKVNGYASTRHAVTCNGFALPLSATGTQGEAVAGVRFRAWRPPACLHPLIPTHVPLAFDVVDLWSGLSLGGCTYHVADPAGRNYAAFPVNAAEAEARRNARFESRGHRAGTVRPMAAPRHPDHPCTLDLRRCR; encoded by the coding sequence ATGGCGGTAAAGGTTTCCTTAAAGCACGTCTCCTCTTATGCTTATGACCGACCGGTTACCCTGTCGCCGCAGCTGATCCGCCTAAGGCCGGCGGCGCATTGCCGCACCCCCGTGCAGGCTTACTCCCTGAAGGTCCACCCCGCGGGCCACTTCCTGAACTGGCAGCAGGATCCCTTCGGGAATTTCCTGGCGCGCGTCGTCTTTCCCCAGCCGCAACGCGAATTCTCCGTGGAAGTGGGTCTGGTGGCGGACATGACCGTCATCAATCCTTTCGATTTCTTCCTGGAGCCGGACGCGGAGAAATTCCCTTTCGAATATCCGGCCGCCTTGCGCGAATCGCTGCGGCCTTATCTCGAAGTGCGCGAAGACGGGCCGCGGCTGCAAGGCTGGCTGCGGAAGGTGGATCGGACGCCGCGGGGAACCGTGGATTTCCTGATGGACTTGAACCGCGCCGTGCAATCCATCGTCGGCTACACCATCCGCCTGGAAGCGGGCGTGCAAACCTGCGAGGAAACCCTGCGCTTGGGATCGGGATCATGCCGGGACTCGGCCTGGCTGCTGGCGCAGATCTTCCGGCACCTGGGGCTGGCTTCGCGTTTCGCTTCCGGCTACCTGATCCAATTGCGCCCCGATCAATCGCCCCTGGATGGGCCCGCGGGACCGATCGTGGACTTCACCGACTTGCATGCCTGGACCGAGGTCTACGTGCCCGGCGCCGGATGGATCGGGCTGGATCCCACTTCGGGCATGATGGCCGGCGAAGGCCACATACCTTTAAGCTGCTCGCCGTCCCCGGAGGAAGCCGCGCCGATAACCGGATCGGTATCCACCTGCGAAACCGAATTCAGCCATGCCATGGAGGTGGCGCGCCTCAAGGAAGAACCGCGCGTGACCGCGCCCATCCCCGACGAGGAATGGCATGCGCTCATGGACCTGGGCGACCGTATCGATAAGGATATGGCGGCTTCCGGCCTATTCCTGACGCAAGGAGGGGAACCCACCTTCGTCTCGGCGGACGATACCGAGGCGCCGGAATGGAATACCGAGGCCTTGGGGACCCGCAAGCGGGCGCTGGCCGAAAAACTGATGCGGCGGATGCAGGCCCATTTCGCCCCGGGCGGCGTCCCCCATTATGGCCAAGGAAAATGGTACCCCGGGGAGCCCCTGCCGCGCTGGGCGCTGACGGTGTACTGGCGCCCGGACGGGAAACCCATCTGGCGCGATGCGGCCTTGCTGGCCAAAGACGAGGGCGCCGGGCATTTCGGCGTGCGCGAAGCGCAGGCGCTGGCGCAAGCCATCGCGCGGCGGCTATCCCTGGATCCGGCCCTGGCGCGGCCCGCCTACGAAGACGTCCTGTACTACCTCTGGAAGGAAGGCGGGCTGCCGGACGATTTCGATCCGGCGAGCGCGGACCTGAAGGAAGGCATGGAACGCGCGCGGTTGCTGCGCTTGCTGGATGGGGACCTGGGGGAACCGGCAGGTTACGTCCTGCCCCTGGCGGCCGACTTCGACGACCTGCTCTTACGCTGGCGCTCGGGGGCCTGGCCCATGCGGCGGAAGCACCTATACCTTATCCCCGGCGATTCGCCTATGGGGTTCCGACTCCCCCTAGACAGCCTCCCGGGCCGGCCGATCCCGGCCGAATTCCCGGCGGAGGTTTCGCCGTTGGCCGCGCGCCCTTCCCTGGGGGCCATCGAAAAAGCGCGCCTTGCCGACCGGGGATCGGGTTCGGCGGACAAGGGAGTCGCGACCGCGGCGCCCACGCAGGCCAAGCGGGAGCAAGACGGGCCGGCCATCGATCCCGCTACGGGCGTAGTCCGCACTTCCCTTTGCGTCGAGGCCCGCGAAGGCCATCTCCACGTTTTCTTCCCGCCCTTGTCCCAGATCGAATCCTGGCTGGGCCTGGTCGCCGCCGTCGAAGCGGCCGCCTCCGAATGCGGCCTGCCGGTGCGGTTGGAAGGCTATCGGCCGCCCTCCGATTACCGCCTCCGTAGCTTCGCGGTTACCCCCGATCCCGGCGTCATCGAAGTCAACATCCATCCTTCCGCCGATTGGCAGGAGCTGATCGGGAAGATGGAAATCCTGTACGCGGAGGCGGGGGCCTGCCGTCTGCGGGCGGAAAAGTTCAACCTGGACGGGCGGCATACCGGCACCGGGGGCGGCAACCATATCGTCCTGGGGGCGGAGCGCCCGGCGGACAGCCCTTTCCTGAATCGGCCGCATCTCTTGCGCAGCCTGATCGGGTTCTGGCAGAACCATCCCAGCCTGTCGTACCTTTTCTCCGGCCTCTTCATCGGCCCTACCAGCCAGTCGCCCCGCGTGGACGAGGCCCGCGACGATGCCTTGGCCGAATTGGATTTGGCTTTCAAGCAGTTGCCCGCGGGCATCGCTTCCCTCGGGCATTCCGTCCCCGGGGCGCCGTCCTTCCCCTGGACGGTGGACCGCTTGTTCCGCAATCTCCTGGTCGACTTGACCGGGAATACCCATCGGGCCGAGATCTGCATCGATAAGCTGCATAACCCCGACAGCCTCATGGGGCGGCTGGGCCTGGTGGAGTTGCGCGGCTTTGAGATGCCGCCGCATCCGCGCCTGGCGGCGGCCCAATCCCTGTTGGTCAGGGCCTTGATCACCCGATTCTGGGAACAGCCTTACGATGCGCCGTTGCAGCCCTGGGGCACCTCCCTCCACGATCGCTGGATGTTGCCGCACTTCCTGTGGCGGGATTTCGAGGACGCCTTGGGCTACCTGGGTCGCGCCGGTTACGATTTGCGTCCGGAATGGTATGCGCCGTTCCTGGAGTTCCGTTTCCCCCGTTGCGGCACCTTGCACTTACGCGATCTCACCGTGGAAGTGCGCCAAGCCGGCGAGCCCTGGCATGTGCTCGGGGAAGAAGCGTCCGGATCGGGAACGGCCCGCTTCGTCGATTCCTCCCTGGAGCGGGTGCAAGTGAAGGTGAACGGGTACGCTTCCACCCGGCATGCGGTAACCTGCAACGGTTTCGCGTTGCCGCTAAGCGCGACCGGCACGCAAGGGGAAGCCGTGGCGGGCGTGCGTTTCCGGGCTTGGCGCCCTCCCGCATGCTTGCATCCCCTGATCCCGACCCATGTACCCTTGGCCTTCGACGTGGTGGACCTGTGGAGCGGCCTTTCCCTGGGCGGATGCACCTACCACGTGGCCGATCCTGCGGGCCGCAACTACGCCGCATTCCCGGTGAACGCCGCCGAGGCGGAAGCCCGGCGCAATGCCCGCTTCGAATCCCGCGGCCACCGTGCCGGCACGGTGCGCCCCATGGCGGCGCCCCGGCACCCCGATCATCCCTGTACCCTTGATCTACGGCGTTGCCGATGA